One genomic window of Candidatus Omnitrophota bacterium includes the following:
- a CDS encoding glycosyltransferase family 2 protein: MIYVLLPVYNEEDVIEALLDRVQKVLEEASFEYKIVAVNDGSSDKTAEVIRSCASRMPVHLIDFERNRGVGDVFREGFKYVLDTANDKDIMVSMDADNTHDPRLIKFMVNRLDEGYEVVIASCFAPGGMLIGVPALRYVCTVACNLLYRILFPVRGIKEYTGFYRGYNVGALRQSVKRFDGRLLESNGFAVMAECLVKLRRMPLFMTEVPLILRYDHKGEKSKLKVIPTIKEHFRVIWDNVFKRHIL, encoded by the coding sequence ATGATCTACGTGCTCCTTCCTGTCTATAACGAAGAAGATGTGATTGAAGCATTGCTGGACCGTGTGCAAAAGGTTTTGGAGGAGGCGTCTTTTGAGTATAAGATCGTTGCCGTTAATGACGGGAGCTCCGACAAAACTGCTGAGGTGATTCGTTCCTGTGCATCTCGAATGCCGGTCCATCTAATTGATTTTGAAAGAAATCGCGGGGTGGGGGATGTGTTTCGTGAAGGTTTTAAGTATGTCCTGGATACCGCGAACGACAAGGATATCATGGTGAGCATGGATGCGGACAATACACACGATCCGCGTTTGATAAAATTCATGGTCAATCGTTTGGATGAAGGTTATGAAGTTGTAATCGCCTCCTGTTTTGCTCCTGGAGGAATGCTGATTGGTGTGCCCGCATTGCGCTATGTATGCACAGTGGCTTGCAATCTGCTTTACCGGATTCTTTTTCCGGTTCGAGGGATCAAGGAGTACACCGGTTTTTACCGCGGATACAATGTGGGCGCTTTGCGCCAGTCAGTTAAGCGATTCGACGGAAGGCTTCTCGAATCCAACGGATTTGCCGTGATGGCGGAGTGTTTGGTCAAGCTGCGCCGGATGCCGCTTTTTATGACAGAGGTTCCGCTCATCCTCAGGTATGACCACAAGGGTGAAAAGTCAAAGCTCAAAGTGATCCCCACCATCAAGGAGCATTTTCGGGTTATTTGGGACAATGTATTTAAGAGGCACATCCTTTGA